The Stutzerimonas stutzeri RCH2 genomic interval CGGCGCGCCTGTGTCACCCGCCCAAGGCCGAGGACCACCTGATCCCGCTGCTGGTGGCTGCCGGCGCGGCTGGCGATTCGATCGGGCGCAAGGTCTTCAGCGACCGCGTCATGCACACCACGCTGTCGGCCTACCGGTTCGGCTGACGCGCACATTTCATCGAGGGGAACACCATGTACCGATCCCATAGCCGAATCACGGCGAGCAATCCGTCGCGCTTGATCAAGCGCCTGTGCAATCACTGGCGGCACAAGTTTGCCGTGCAGCTGGACGAGCAGGGCGGCGTGATCGAACTACCGCTCGGCCGCTGCAGCCTCCGCGCCAGTGAGGGCTGTCTGCACGCGCAGTTGGAGTCTGCCGATCAAGCCAAGCTGCCGCAGTTCCAGAAGGTGGTCGCCGAGCATCTGGAGCGCATGGCCGGCGACGAGTCGCTGGTAATCCGCTGGCAATCCGAAGCGGGTGCCGCGCCAGCCGTACAGCAGGTCGAAAACCGGACGCTCGATTCGAGAAGCCGCTACGGCACCGTTTCGCGGGTGTTTCACTGGCTGATGGCGCTGCTGATCGTCTGGCAATTTCTCAAACTGGGCGACCGCATCGGCGAAGGTGAGCACTGGGTCGGCCAGACCCTGGTGCCCTGGCACGTCTCCCTGGGCGCCGTGCTGATGGTCCTGGTGTTGCTGCGCATCGTCTGGTCGCTGAGTCAGCTCAAGCAGCGGCCGCAGCATGATCCGGCCACCGCGTGGCTGGTCACGGGCGGCCACATGGCGCTGTACGCTTGCATGCTGCTGATGCCAATCACCGGTGTGCTGTATCTGGTCGGCAATGGCTACGGCCTGAAGGTGTTCGGTCAGCAGCTGGTAGAAAAAGGCCCGGAAATCGCCTGGGCGGCTTCGGTCGGTGACGTGCACTCACCGCTGGCTTGGCTGACCGTGCTGTTGGTGGCCGGGCACGTTGGTGCAGCCCTGTATCACCGGCTGGTCAAACGTGACGACATCATGCAGCGCATGCTCTGATGCCGATTGCTCTGACTCACTGGCTGCTCAACGCGAAGTTCGGCAGCGATTCCACCGGCTGGCTAAAGCGGAAGGGAATCGACAGCATTGAGCTGCCATAGGGTTTCTGCACCACGAAATGCAGATGCGGGCCGGTGCTACGACCGGTATTGCCAGACTTGCCGAGCAACGTGCCGACTTTCACCTGCTGCCCCGGCTGGACGCGCACCGAACCACGGCTCAGATGCAGATAGGCGCTGTGGGTACCGTCGTCATGTTCGATACGCACGTAGTTGCCGCCCGGGTCCGGCAGGCGTCCTGCCTGGCCATCGCGAATTTTCACTACTTTGCCCTCCCGGGCGGCGACGATCGGGGTGCCGATCGGCATGGCGATGTCCACCGCATAACGGCCGCTAGGCGAGTTGTGACTGAAATCGCCGCCGGCCCCCTGAGAGATACGAAAAGGGCCGCCTTGCCAGGGCAGGGCATAGGCCGGGCCATCGACCGTGCCGGGTTGATCCGGCTCAGGCGAGTAGATCAGCGCATAGCTGAACGAATGCTTGAACATGATCGGCCCGCCTGCCTGGCGTTTGCTCAGCGTGGCGACGCGAACCCGGCTGTTGGCCGGCACCGTCTTGCGGATCACACCCTTGCCGACCCCGGCCACATTGACCATGCGTGTCAGGCGCAGGGTGACCTCGACCGGCACCTGCAGCGTGTTGCTGACGTCCATCGCCTTGCCGCTACCGGCGCGGTTGATCAGCAAGCGCACCGAGCCTGGCTTGTCGGTTGCTTTCGGTTGATTACTGCTGGCCAGGGCGGGAGCCAGTGGCGCAAGGCCGATCAGCATGAGAAGGGGATAAATAAGCGGTCGCAGAAAGAGCATGACGTGTGATCCATCACGGAAAAGACAAGGCTGCTGGCGACAAGCAGGACGAATCCGTTGGTTGTTCAGGGAAGCCGCGCTGGTTTTGGGACTTGGGTCACGCAGCGAGGTTCACTGCCGCATGTCGTTTTTTTGAAAGGCACACAGCCACAACGTGAATCCGGCCCGGATTGCTCACGGTAAGAGCGCCGCTTGAAAGAGTGATGAGGGATGAGAGGGGCGTAGCCATCCTGAACAGGAAGGAGCGCCCCAAACCCGGACGGGTCGGGGCGCCTTTGCTCACTCGTCGGACTTGATCAGTTCCAGCAGCAACAACGAGCGGCCGGTCACCGCGTACTCGTCGTTGAAGTCGAAACGCTCAGGCCGCGCAGTCGGGTGATTGGTGTCTATCAGGCGGTTCCAGTAGATACCCTGGGGTACCTCCGGCAGCGCGAAGTTCACCAGATCGTGATGCGCGTTGACGATGATCAGCAGCGTGGCATCGGAGCCTGCACGGCGGATGCCGGTAGGCTGTGCACGGCCGTCGAGCAGCATGCCCATGCAGCGATTGTGCGCATCTTCCCACTGCTCGATGGTCATCTCTTCGGCATTCGGCGCCAGCCAGGTGACGTCCTTGACGCCCAGCTCTTCGTTGTAGGCGCCGACCAGGAAACGGCTGCGGCGCAGCATCGGGAAGCGCTGGCGCATGCGGATGAGCTTGCGGGCGAAGCCCAGCAGACCGTAGCTGTCCTCGCTGATATCCCAGTTCACCCAGCCGATCTCGCTGTCCTGGCAGTAGGCATTGTTGTTGCCGTGCTGAGTACGGGCGAACTCGTCACCGGCGACGATCATCGGCGTGCCCTGGGAGAACAGCAGCGTGGCGAGGAAATTGCGCATCTGCCGATAGCGCAGCTCGTTGATCTCCGGGTCCTCGGTATGCCCCTCGACGCCGTGGTTCCACGACAGGTTGTTGTCGCTGCCGTCGCGGTTGCCTTCGTCGTTGTCTTCGTTGTGCTTGTGGTTGTAGGACACCAGGTCCTTCAGCGTGAAGCCGTCGTGGGCGGTGACGAAGTTGATCGAGCTGAATGGACGACGTCCGCGCTGGTTGAACAGATCGCCGGAACCGGTGAGGCGGCTGGCAAAATCCGCCAGCTGGCCATCGTCGCCTTTCCAGAACGAGCGCACCGTGTCGCGGAACTGGTCGTTCCATTCTGCCCAGCCCGGTGGAAAGCCGCCGACCTGATAGCCGCCGGGGCCGCAGTCCCAAGGCTCGGAAATCAATTTGGTCTTGGCCAGTACCGGGTCC includes:
- a CDS encoding DUF2218 domain-containing protein, with protein sequence MYRSHSRITASNPSRLIKRLCNHWRHKFAVQLDEQGGVIELPLGRCSLRASEGCLHAQLESADQAKLPQFQKVVAEHLERMAGDESLVIRWQSEAGAAPAVQQVENRTLDSRSRYGTVSRVFHWLMALLIVWQFLKLGDRIGEGEHWVGQTLVPWHVSLGAVLMVLVLLRIVWSLSQLKQRPQHDPATAWLVTGGHMALYACMLLMPITGVLYLVGNGYGLKVFGQQLVEKGPEIAWAASVGDVHSPLAWLTVLLVAGHVGAALYHRLVKRDDIMQRML
- a CDS encoding M23 family metallopeptidase; its protein translation is MLFLRPLIYPLLMLIGLAPLAPALASSNQPKATDKPGSVRLLINRAGSGKAMDVSNTLQVPVEVTLRLTRMVNVAGVGKGVIRKTVPANSRVRVATLSKRQAGGPIMFKHSFSYALIYSPEPDQPGTVDGPAYALPWQGGPFRISQGAGGDFSHNSPSGRYAVDIAMPIGTPIVAAREGKVVKIRDGQAGRLPDPGGNYVRIEHDDGTHSAYLHLSRGSVRVQPGQQVKVGTLLGKSGNTGRSTGPHLHFVVQKPYGSSMLSIPFRFSQPVESLPNFALSSQ